Proteins found in one Planococcus citri chromosome 2, ihPlaCitr1.1, whole genome shotgun sequence genomic segment:
- the LOC135833995 gene encoding zinc finger CCHC domain-containing protein 10-like, which translates to MWRQPIQSVQAHPSHLGEKLSNYHLENAAPASGSESLYDETTKAKRLRKTSTTPSLENEDDSSQNSAPESEPVYEETTKAKRRRRTSTTETPDDYSSDASAPESESVHEETTKPKRQRKTSTKASSDETSESISEETTKPKRRRRTSTTSSPETDYDSSESDSMTATSEPESETSATKKRRRKITTDNPESSAEDEWDETTRRRRKRTASITTLTTRPSRSRQVKYNESVERVIDYFTYVYQEKYKEFYQMFYKMVHDSDRNELRNYAMRSSPLTRDYRKLRAHSSFPIPEMHERLFYLYKDLDNFVEYHNLTPRDRLNTTTASTPK; encoded by the coding sequence ATGTGGCGTCAACCGATACAATCAGTACAAGCACATCCCTCACACCTTGGGGAGAAATTATCCAACTATCACCTCGAAAACGCGGCCCCTGCATCTGGATCAGAATCACTTTACGATGAAACGACCAAAGCTAAAAGACTCAGAAAAACCAGCACGACCCCTAGTCTCGAAAATGAAGACGATTCTTCTCAAAATTCTGCTCCAGAATCCGAACCAGTTTATGAGGAAACCACTAAAGCTAAACGACGAAGACGAACCAGTACAACCGAAACCCCTGATGACTATTCGTCTGATGCATCAGCTCCAGAATCAGAATCCGTTCACGAGGAAACAACCAAACCCAAACGACAAAGAAAAACAAGCACAAAAGCGAGCTCTGACGAGACATCAGAATCCATTTCTGAAGAGACAACCAAACCCAAACGTCGTAGACGAACGAGCACAACTTCGAGTCCAGAAACCGATTACGATTCTTCAGAAAGTGATTCAATGACAGCTACATCAGAACCAGAATCAGAAACAAGCGCGACTAAAAAACGCAGACGTAAGATTACAACTGATAATCCTGAGTCATCTGCAGAGGACGAATGGGATGAAACAACTCGTCGAAGGAGAAAAAGGACAGCGTCGATTACTACCTTGACGACTCGTCCTTCGAGGTCGAGACAAGTCAAATATAACGAATCAGTGGAACGAGTCATCGATTACTTTACTTACGTTTACCAAGAAAAGTACAAAGAGTTTTATCAAATGTTTTACAAAATGGTGCACGATTCGGATCGAAATGAGTTGAGAAATTACGCAATGAGAAGTAGTCCATTGACGAGGGATTATCGTAAATTACGTGCTCATAGTTCTTTCCCAATACCTGAGATGCACGAGAGACTTTTCTATCTTTATAAagatttggataattttgtCGAGTATCATAATCTGACACCGAGGGACCGATTGAATACGACCACTGCTTCGACTCCCAAATAA
- the LOC135833996 gene encoding mucin-2-like, translated as MVINLHIRISRQQFIYYDIQGGFDGFGNAGGGNHHKVYYDIYDGPRTPPKTTTTTTQDPFTTPEDVMDIDSFVFHSDEGSEGTSHSTVSPPKTSTSFRKQRISILTPSTAGRSSASVSFARSIPTSFSKQRISILTPSTAGRSRASVSSSRSTATTYSLKQQSSSSVSPSQHFNSSTSPASQFLNVSAPSTKEQTVSSVFSNQQTFNTSTILTQQSNTSGSSNQQTFNTSAIITTQQSNNSGSSTQKSNTSESTTPQQTTTSASTSQQVNISITPTSASINPQFNITASNTQLLINSTSSQAPTDFTYPEILSPIPVDKTTMYRGTTILHDILSYHFFTTTTKNTRENTTTLGSKNLTSSTIDSSVSKVMKPTTQIHLPTKTRFPH; from the coding sequence ATGGTAATTAACTTACATATTAGAATAAGCAGACAGCAGTTTATCTACTACGACATTCAAGGAGGATTTGATGGATTTGGCAATGCTGGTGGTGGTAATCATCATAAGGTGTATTACGATATTTACGATGGTCCTCGTACCCCTCCTAAGACCACCACTACCACAACTCAAGATCCATTCACAACACCGGAAGATGTCATGGATATAGATTCTTTCGTTTTTCATTCAGACGAAGGAAGTGAAGGAACATCTCATTCGACAGTTTCTCCGCCAAAAACATCTACTTCATTCAGAAAACAACGAATCAGTATTTTAACTCCTTCAACTGCTGGAAGATCCAGTGCTTCTGTATCATTCGCTCGTTCAATTCCCACTTCATTCAGTAAACAACGAATCAGTATTTTAACTCCATCTACTGCTGGAAGATCCAGGGCTTCTGTATCATCCTCTCGTTCAACTGCCACCACATATTCATTAAAGCAACAATCCAGCTCATCAGTTTCACCGAGTCAGCATTTTAATTCGTCTACATCTCCAGCATCACAATTCCTAAACGTATCTGCTCCCTCCACCAAAGAACAAACCGTCTCTTCTGTATTCTCTAATCAGCAAACATTCAACACTTCCACTATACTTACTCAACAATCGAACACTTCTGGATCATCCAATCAGCAAACATTCAACACTTCTGCTATAATTACAACTCAACAATCGAACAATTCTGGATCATCTACTCAAAAATCAAACACTTCTGAATCAACCACTCCACAACAAACAACCACTTCAGCTTCCACTAGTCAACAAGTCAACATTTCTATTACACCAACATCAGCGTCGATTAACCCGCAATTCAATATTACAGCGTCGAATACTCAACTATTAATTAATTCAACCTCTTCACAAGCTCCTACTGATTTCACATACCCAGAAATATTAAGTCCGATTCCAGTGGACAAAACTACAATGTATCGAGGTACCACCATTTTGCATGATATCCTATCGTATCATTTCTTCACCACCACGACCAAGAATACACGAGAAAATACTACAACGTTGGGTTCAAAAAATCTAACATCTTCTACAATCGATTCATCTGTTTCAAAAGTAATGAAACCAACGACACAAATTCATCTTCCAACAAAAACGAGATTTCCACATTAG